Proteins encoded together in one Nyctibius grandis isolate bNycGra1 chromosome 1, bNycGra1.pri, whole genome shotgun sequence window:
- the SDHAF4 gene encoding succinate dehydrogenase assembly factor 4, mitochondrial isoform X2, producing MAVRLLRGASGAAKSSLLCSSLRSTSSKTDGRSEPAKQSLKKPKLPVGRFDEPEESSIEREPLEKFPDGINPVTKERGGPKGPEPTRFGDWERKGRCIDF from the exons ATGGCTGTGCGGCTGCTGCGCGGCGCGTCGGGGGCAGCGA AGTCATCACTGCTTTGCAGCTCTCTGAGGAGCACCAGCTCTAAGACAGATGGAAGATCTGAACCTGCTAAGCAGTCACTTAAGAAACCGAAGTTACCAGTAGGTCGATTTGATGAACCAGAGGAGTCCAGTATAGAGAGGGAACCCCTGGAAA AATTCCCTGATGGAATCAATCCCGTTACAAAAGAGAGGGGTGGACCTAAAGGCCCTGAACCTACACGTTTCGGAGACTGGGAGAGAAAAGGACGTTGTATtgatttttaa
- the SDHAF4 gene encoding succinate dehydrogenase assembly factor 4, mitochondrial isoform X1 — protein MAVRLLRGASGAARQQVRPLPSPSKESSLLCSSLRSTSSKTDGRSEPAKQSLKKPKLPVGRFDEPEESSIEREPLEKFPDGINPVTKERGGPKGPEPTRFGDWERKGRCIDF, from the exons ATGGCTGTGCGGCTGCTGCGCGGCGCGTCGGGGGCAGCGA GGCAGCAGGTCAGGCCACTTCCTTCTCCATCAAAAG AGTCATCACTGCTTTGCAGCTCTCTGAGGAGCACCAGCTCTAAGACAGATGGAAGATCTGAACCTGCTAAGCAGTCACTTAAGAAACCGAAGTTACCAGTAGGTCGATTTGATGAACCAGAGGAGTCCAGTATAGAGAGGGAACCCCTGGAAA AATTCCCTGATGGAATCAATCCCGTTACAAAAGAGAGGGGTGGACCTAAAGGCCCTGAACCTACACGTTTCGGAGACTGGGAGAGAAAAGGACGTTGTATtgatttttaa